In one window of Candidatus Sulfuricurvum sp. RIFRC-1 DNA:
- the galU gene encoding UTP--glucose-1-phosphate uridylyltransferase GalU, translating to MKQKSPIQVCLFPAAGYGTRFLPATKAMPKEMLPVLTKPLIQYGVEEAMEAGMNTMAIVTGRGKRAIEDHFDISYELEHQIKGTSKEKMLADIRHIIDKCTFSYTRQLEMKGLGHAILTGKPLVGHQPFAVILADDLCVNDHQGVLTQMVALYEKYQCSIVAIEEIDPNHTDKYGVIAGEEIEKGIYRVSTMVEKPSPADAPTNLAIIGRYILTPDIFDILSSTKPGKGGEIQITDALMEQARTGNVIAYKFQGKRYDCGSIDGYVQATVELYQKSKLQPSH from the coding sequence ATGAAACAAAAATCTCCGATCCAAGTCTGTTTATTTCCTGCTGCAGGATACGGAACCCGTTTCTTACCCGCTACCAAAGCAATGCCCAAAGAGATGCTTCCGGTACTCACAAAACCTCTTATCCAATACGGAGTAGAAGAGGCGATGGAAGCGGGGATGAACACCATGGCAATCGTCACCGGTCGCGGAAAACGTGCTATCGAGGACCATTTTGATATCAGTTATGAGCTGGAACATCAGATCAAAGGGACATCAAAAGAGAAAATGCTCGCAGACATTCGTCATATTATCGATAAATGTACCTTTTCCTATACACGACAGTTAGAGATGAAGGGGCTGGGACATGCCATCTTAACCGGAAAACCGCTAGTCGGACATCAACCTTTTGCCGTCATTTTGGCGGATGATTTATGTGTCAATGATCATCAAGGGGTACTTACCCAAATGGTCGCATTGTACGAAAAATATCAATGCTCGATCGTTGCTATTGAAGAAATCGATCCCAATCATACCGATAAATACGGGGTTATCGCCGGTGAAGAGATTGAAAAGGGTATTTATCGCGTCAGTACGATGGTTGAAAAGCCCTCACCTGCCGATGCGCCAACCAACCTTGCAATTATCGGGCGTTATATCCTCACACCCGATATCTTTGATATTCTCAGCTCCACCAAACCCGGCAAAGGGGGAGAGATCCAAATCACCGATGCGCTCATGGAACAAGCACGCACCGGAAATGTTATCGCCTATAAATTCCAAGGCAAGCGTTACGACTGCGGAAGTATCGACGGATACGTTCAAGCTACGGTAGAGCTTTACCAAAAATCAAAACTACAGCCCTCACACTAA
- the mraY gene encoding phospho-N-acetylmuramoyl-pentapeptide-transferase, with the protein MLYWFYQNIPADSFFHLNIFQYITVRAGIAFFIGLLLTLFFMPRFITWAQRSARVQPINEYVSAHQGKAKTPTMGGIVFVASTVIASLLTVNITNPFVIGGLLTLVFYAYIGFTDDWGKIRGGDNLAGLSARAKLTLQIIFGIAIGLFLIYVAKLETGFYVPFIKSSLFDMGGWSIVFWVLVMIATSNAVNLTDGLDGLATVPSIFALLSLSIIVYIVGNAALSHYLLMPKIPAGEVVIIAAALIGSLLGFLWFNCHPAQVFMGDSGSLTLGAFIAYMAIIGKSEILLILIGLIFVIETVSVILQVGSYKLRKKRVFLMAPIHHHFEMKQWAENKIIVRFWIIALLSNIFALITLKIR; encoded by the coding sequence ATGTTATATTGGTTTTATCAAAATATCCCTGCTGATTCTTTTTTCCACTTAAATATTTTTCAATACATTACCGTTCGGGCGGGCATTGCTTTCTTTATCGGTTTACTCCTTACCCTCTTTTTTATGCCTCGCTTTATCACCTGGGCACAGCGCTCCGCACGCGTGCAGCCAATCAATGAGTACGTCAGCGCTCACCAAGGGAAAGCCAAAACCCCAACAATGGGGGGAATCGTTTTTGTTGCTTCTACCGTTATAGCATCCCTCCTGACAGTAAATATCACAAACCCGTTTGTTATCGGCGGCTTATTGACGTTAGTATTTTATGCGTATATCGGTTTTACCGACGACTGGGGTAAAATTCGCGGCGGTGACAACCTTGCAGGACTTAGTGCCCGTGCGAAACTTACCCTCCAGATCATTTTTGGTATTGCCATTGGATTATTTTTGATCTATGTTGCCAAACTAGAGACCGGTTTTTACGTTCCGTTTATCAAATCGAGCCTTTTTGATATGGGGGGATGGAGTATTGTGTTTTGGGTTTTGGTTATGATTGCCACTTCCAATGCGGTCAACCTTACCGATGGACTCGACGGTCTTGCCACGGTTCCCTCGATCTTTGCCCTCCTCTCCCTCAGCATTATCGTCTACATCGTCGGTAATGCCGCACTCTCCCATTATCTCTTGATGCCGAAAATTCCCGCCGGAGAGGTTGTGATCATCGCGGCGGCATTGATCGGTTCACTGCTGGGCTTTTTGTGGTTTAACTGTCACCCTGCGCAAGTGTTTATGGGGGATAGCGGCTCACTTACCTTGGGAGCGTTTATCGCCTACATGGCAATCATCGGTAAAAGTGAGATTCTCCTTATCCTCATCGGCCTCATCTTCGTCATCGAAACGGTATCGGTTATCTTGCAGGTAGGAAGCTACAAACTCCGCAAAAAACGGGTCTTTTTGATGGCACCGATTCATCACCATTTTGAAATGAAACAGTGGGCGGAGAACAAAATCATCGTCCGATTTTGGATTATCGCCCTCCTCTCAAACATCTTCGCACTAATTACTTTAAAGATTCGCTAA
- a CDS encoding META domain-containing protein codes for MMKRIFATMTAALLIGGCSTLQIGSKDPLNGEWKSLSSSATIRFDNGRISGSDGCNRFGSAYISSGDTLMISDKMMSTMMACEPERMKSADQFRHVLMLSKRYRLGEKTLTLLGTSGEILGEFVRIEKQP; via the coding sequence ATGATGAAACGAATCTTTGCAACGATGACTGCTGCGTTACTGATAGGTGGATGCTCAACGCTTCAGATAGGGTCAAAAGATCCTTTGAACGGAGAGTGGAAATCCCTCAGCTCGAGTGCCACGATCCGTTTTGATAATGGAAGAATAAGCGGGAGTGATGGGTGTAACCGCTTCGGATCAGCTTATATTTCCAGCGGCGATACCCTAATGATATCGGATAAAATGATGTCGACGATGATGGCATGTGAGCCGGAGCGGATGAAAAGTGCCGATCAGTTTCGTCACGTACTGATGCTCTCTAAACGATACCGCTTAGGCGAAAAAACATTGACACTATTGGGTACGTCAGGAGAAATTCTCGGTGAATTTGTTCGTATAGAAAAACAACCGTAA
- a CDS encoding AI-2E family transporter: MENTTFVRFMIFTALGLVTWLFFPFLKSFFVAFLLAIVVFPLHRIVEAKVRNLRWFQPVSSVVSAGIVTLGLSLILFAPIALFLYHLLGQPSSAVATLKSLGSEIDTLPSHLPSFLSWLKEPFDQLIVMGKLHKEEIITAIAGWLGSGLKTFVSMLGEMAMIVVFFFFLSWYGRSIMLFILPIIPLSRSIKRAFFNDILTTTAVVFYTLGGVMIAQGLAFGVFIAFFDGYNPFLLGFMTAISAIIPVFGTGLVWIPIALNEYFHGNIFNAVIIAIYSWAMLAFFIDNIIKLVILNFVNRTLSEGKSRMNEFLIFFSIVGGLATFGFWGFIFGPAIVAFAVTTLRMLRKANRSALH, encoded by the coding sequence ATGGAAAATACAACCTTTGTCCGTTTTATGATTTTTACAGCGTTAGGATTGGTCACTTGGCTTTTTTTCCCTTTTTTAAAAAGTTTTTTTGTCGCTTTTTTATTGGCGATTGTGGTGTTTCCGCTTCACCGAATTGTTGAGGCAAAAGTACGAAATCTTCGCTGGTTCCAGCCCGTTTCCTCGGTGGTTTCGGCAGGGATCGTTACATTGGGACTCTCGTTGATCCTTTTTGCCCCTATCGCTTTGTTTTTGTACCATTTACTCGGTCAGCCTTCATCTGCTGTTGCGACACTCAAATCGCTCGGGAGTGAGATTGATACGCTCCCCTCCCATCTTCCTAGTTTTCTTTCATGGTTAAAAGAGCCGTTCGATCAGCTGATCGTGATGGGGAAACTTCATAAAGAAGAAATTATTACCGCTATCGCCGGATGGCTTGGAAGCGGGTTAAAAACATTTGTCTCCATGTTGGGCGAGATGGCGATGATCGTCGTTTTTTTCTTTTTCCTTAGCTGGTACGGACGCAGTATTATGCTCTTTATTCTCCCGATTATCCCCCTCTCACGGAGTATAAAACGGGCATTTTTCAACGATATATTGACGACTACAGCGGTTGTCTTTTACACGCTTGGCGGAGTCATGATCGCTCAGGGGTTGGCATTTGGTGTTTTTATCGCATTTTTTGATGGCTATAACCCGTTTTTACTTGGCTTTATGACCGCCATTTCTGCGATTATCCCCGTTTTCGGTACAGGATTGGTGTGGATCCCTATTGCATTGAATGAGTATTTCCACGGCAATATATTCAATGCTGTGATTATTGCAATTTATTCCTGGGCAATGTTGGCATTTTTTATCGATAATATTATAAAACTGGTGATTTTGAACTTTGTCAATCGAACTCTGAGTGAGGGGAAAAGCCGTATGAATGAATTTTTGATTTTCTTTTCGATTGTCGGAGGTTTGGCGACATTTGGATTTTGGGGATTTATTTTCGGTCCGGCAATCGTGGCATTTGCGGTAACGACACTCCGAATGCTCCGTAAAGCAAATCGAAGTGCATTGCATTAA
- a CDS encoding DUF948 domain-containing protein: protein MDNQLLTIFVGIIALCSVFITAVIILIALQMLKTMKQLNEFTAHVQNELSFLSTKAALTLHEVNELIGQFKEETRSLSDKSKLSLHELHDLISFVHDETKSLALKASNGIAKVTIGSLAIGALSQMLKKKNKE, encoded by the coding sequence ATGGATAATCAACTCTTAACCATCTTTGTCGGAATTATCGCACTGTGCAGTGTGTTTATTACGGCCGTTATCATTCTCATCGCTTTGCAAATGCTCAAAACGATGAAGCAGCTTAATGAATTTACCGCACATGTCCAAAATGAACTCAGTTTTCTCTCGACAAAAGCGGCGCTCACCCTTCATGAAGTCAATGAGCTAATCGGTCAGTTCAAAGAGGAGACACGATCACTGAGCGATAAATCAAAACTCTCGCTGCATGAACTGCACGATTTGATCTCGTTTGTCCATGACGAAACCAAATCTCTGGCCCTCAAAGCCTCTAACGGGATTGCAAAAGTGACGATCGGTTCACTTGCAATCGGTGCATTGTCTCAAATGCTAAAGAAAAAAAACAAGGAGTAA
- a CDS encoding peroxiredoxin — protein sequence MLVTKKAPDFTATTVLGNNQIVDNFNLYENLGEKGAVLFFYPLDFTFVCPSELIAFDHRLDAFTERGINVIGVSVDSQFSHFAWKNTPVNQGGIGQVRYPLVADLNKQISRDYDVLFGESVALRGSFLIDKDGTIRHAVINDLPLGRNIDEMLRMIDAMLFTNEHGEVCPAGWAKGDAGMKASTEGVAEYLAEHAETL from the coding sequence ATGCTCGTTACCAAAAAAGCTCCTGACTTTACCGCTACAACCGTTCTTGGAAACAATCAAATCGTTGATAATTTCAACCTCTACGAAAACCTCGGCGAAAAAGGTGCCGTATTGTTCTTCTACCCATTGGACTTTACATTTGTTTGTCCATCTGAATTGATCGCATTTGATCACCGTCTTGATGCATTTACAGAACGCGGAATCAACGTTATCGGTGTATCGGTTGACTCACAATTCAGCCACTTCGCATGGAAAAATACTCCGGTAAACCAAGGCGGTATCGGTCAAGTTCGTTACCCATTGGTAGCAGACCTTAACAAACAAATCTCACGTGATTACGACGTATTATTCGGTGAATCGGTTGCACTTCGCGGATCGTTTTTGATCGATAAAGACGGAACGATTCGTCACGCAGTCATCAACGACCTTCCACTCGGACGTAACATCGATGAGATGCTTCGTATGATCGATGCGATGTTGTTTACCAACGAGCACGGTGAAGTTTGTCCGGCAGGCTGGGCAAAAGGTGACGCAGGAATGAAAGCGAGCACTGAGGGTGTTGCGGAATACCTTGCAGAACACGCAGAAACATTATAA
- a CDS encoding ABC transporter ATP-binding protein, producing the protein MITFRYLFSMMRDYKPQLLRGNMIAIIATLVSIPIPLLIPLLVDEVLLHKGGWITDEIDKFTPLHEPLLYIGIVLLVTISLRFLFFVLSVLSQRYFITLSQEMSFKIRTQALNHLKCVSMSAYEALGSGKVVTHLVTDIDTIEHFLSSALSKLIVSVATLIGVAVVLIWINPLFGILILIFQPMIMIVTRKISGRVGLLKKEQNRTIGELSDSLTQMCDLFGQIRASNKEERFIERSIVQAQKLKESAGRYGIQALRGERFSYTLFLSGFEIFRALGLVMVLFSDLSIGLMFGIFGYLWFMMTPVQELLSLQYSFANAKNALARLNELLALPKEPSYTAHHDPFEHSEGISIETSSLVFGYDPTEPILKNLTLSIGAGAKVAIIGSSGSGKSTLSQLLVGFYPPTSGDIRYNGVSVQEIGFPRIRDSVFVVLQQPLMFNETLRFNLSMGDDISDEAIYEALRIAQLYDFVSSLSNGLETQVGKLGIRLSGGQRQRLSIARMVLANPKVVIFDESTSALDVHTESALFEALEKFLKGKTVIIIAHRLSTITKADYIYVLENGVVLEEGTREALEHLDGSFKSFVHKQH; encoded by the coding sequence ATGATTACCTTTAGATACCTTTTTTCGATGATGCGCGATTACAAGCCCCAGTTGCTTCGCGGTAATATGATCGCGATTATTGCGACGCTGGTCAGTATCCCTATCCCTCTTCTCATCCCTTTGCTGGTCGATGAGGTATTGCTCCATAAAGGGGGGTGGATCACCGATGAAATCGATAAATTTACCCCGTTGCACGAGCCGCTTTTGTATATCGGGATTGTGTTGTTAGTAACAATCTCGCTTCGATTTTTATTTTTCGTTCTCAGCGTCCTTTCTCAGCGCTATTTCATTACCCTCTCCCAAGAGATGAGTTTCAAAATCCGAACCCAAGCCCTGAATCATCTCAAATGCGTCTCGATGTCTGCGTATGAGGCTCTGGGAAGTGGAAAAGTCGTTACCCATCTGGTGACCGATATCGATACGATCGAGCATTTTTTGAGCAGTGCCCTCTCCAAACTGATCGTCTCGGTAGCAACGCTCATCGGTGTAGCGGTGGTGTTGATTTGGATCAATCCTCTGTTTGGGATTTTGATCCTTATTTTTCAGCCGATGATTATGATCGTGACACGCAAGATTTCGGGTCGGGTCGGGTTACTTAAAAAAGAGCAAAACCGTACCATCGGCGAGCTTTCCGATAGCTTGACTCAGATGTGTGATCTTTTCGGGCAGATCCGCGCGAGCAACAAAGAGGAGCGTTTTATCGAGCGCAGTATTGTTCAGGCACAGAAGCTAAAAGAGAGTGCCGGACGCTACGGTATACAGGCATTGCGGGGCGAGCGGTTTTCGTATACTCTTTTCTTGAGCGGATTTGAGATATTCAGAGCGTTGGGGTTAGTGATGGTGTTGTTCTCCGACCTCTCTATCGGGCTGATGTTCGGGATATTCGGATATTTATGGTTTATGATGACACCGGTGCAGGAGTTGCTCTCCTTGCAATACAGCTTTGCCAACGCAAAAAATGCCCTTGCACGACTCAACGAACTTTTGGCATTGCCAAAAGAGCCTTCCTATACTGCACATCATGATCCCTTTGAACACAGTGAAGGGATCAGTATTGAAACCTCTTCGCTGGTTTTCGGGTACGATCCAACTGAACCGATATTGAAAAACCTCACCCTCTCCATCGGTGCCGGGGCAAAAGTGGCGATTATCGGTTCCAGCGGAAGCGGTAAAAGTACCCTGTCGCAACTTTTAGTAGGATTTTATCCGCCGACATCAGGGGATATCCGTTACAATGGAGTGAGTGTTCAGGAGATCGGATTTCCCCGTATACGCGATTCGGTGTTTGTGGTTTTGCAACAGCCGTTGATGTTTAACGAGACGCTCCGATTTAACTTATCGATGGGGGATGACATCAGTGATGAAGCGATTTATGAGGCACTGCGTATTGCCCAGCTCTATGATTTTGTCTCCAGCCTCTCTAACGGACTCGAAACACAAGTAGGAAAACTGGGGATTCGCCTCTCCGGAGGGCAACGTCAGCGACTCAGCATTGCACGGATGGTATTGGCAAACCCGAAAGTGGTTATCTTTGACGAATCAACCTCTGCTTTGGATGTTCATACGGAAAGTGCATTATTTGAAGCATTGGAGAAATTCTTGAAAGGCAAAACGGTAATTATCATCGCCCACCGCCTTAGCACGATTACCAAAGCCGATTATATTTATGTTCTCGAGAACGGCGTTGTCTTGGAAGAGGGTACACGTGAAGCACTGGAACATCTGGATGGAAGTTTTAAAAGCTTTGTCCATAAACAACACTAA
- a CDS encoding HD domain-containing phosphohydrolase produces the protein MNNTREKINTKIEYAYQEWLYALDAISSPIFLHDKEFRILRCNKAYSKYAGIPYSEIIGRLYYELFPKSDGPLPHCTEALEDPLSEGSEEDVKIDDKLFHSKGFIIKDERGNYLYSLHILEDITEQRQIEQALRESEEKFRMLVESTSDWIWEVDQNGNYTYVSPSVQTLLGYTPEEVLGKSPFDFMPPDEAQRLSSGFKKLVADHTALTTLENTNVCKDGSTKTLETSGLPFFNEQGEFAGYRGIDRDITERKLSEISLSRANRALKTLSSCNMALVRAKHEYELLQTVTNVIVEQAGYNLAAVVYAEENPQKSLTLIAGAGLNVKNHEWANNITWDDTPDGQLPVSFAIRTGTTQVCHNIACAIGVKLWKEAALSEGYISNIALPLSNADKTFGALCIYSSEENTFDEEEIRLLEELANDLSYGILNLRTRALHEQHTILLRQSLEQSIQTIAATVEARDPYTAGHQHRVSELATAIAREMQLGDEQVQGIHLAAIIHDLGKIHIPAEILSKPGKLNKIEFMLIQTHPEEGYNILKDVKFPWPIADIILQHHEKIDGTGYPQGLKGDEILLEAKIICIADVVEAMSSHRPYRASLGIEPALEEIRRGRGSWYDASVVDACLKLFHENRFTFSNTR, from the coding sequence GTGAACAATACGCGAGAAAAGATAAATACTAAAATCGAGTATGCCTATCAAGAATGGTTGTACGCTTTGGATGCTATTTCATCTCCGATATTTCTGCATGACAAAGAGTTCCGTATCCTCCGCTGTAATAAAGCCTACAGTAAGTATGCCGGCATCCCCTATTCCGAGATTATCGGCCGACTCTATTATGAACTCTTCCCTAAAAGCGACGGGCCCCTGCCCCACTGCACCGAAGCACTCGAAGATCCTTTAAGTGAAGGAAGTGAGGAAGATGTTAAGATTGACGATAAACTTTTTCATTCAAAAGGTTTCATCATCAAAGATGAGCGAGGCAATTATCTTTACTCTTTGCATATCCTCGAAGATATTACCGAACAACGACAAATTGAACAGGCTCTTCGCGAAAGTGAAGAGAAATTCCGTATGCTTGTCGAATCAACCAGTGACTGGATTTGGGAAGTTGATCAAAATGGAAACTACACCTACGTCAGCCCAAGCGTGCAGACACTCCTTGGCTACACCCCTGAAGAAGTCTTAGGGAAATCCCCTTTTGATTTTATGCCCCCCGATGAAGCTCAGCGTCTCAGTTCCGGATTTAAAAAACTGGTAGCTGATCATACTGCGCTTACGACCTTGGAAAACACCAATGTGTGCAAAGACGGAAGTACCAAAACTTTGGAAACGAGCGGTCTCCCTTTTTTTAACGAGCAGGGGGAATTTGCCGGTTATCGGGGGATCGATCGGGACATTACGGAGAGAAAACTCTCTGAAATATCACTCAGCCGTGCCAACCGTGCACTCAAAACCCTCTCATCGTGCAATATGGCCTTGGTACGAGCTAAACATGAATACGAATTGCTTCAAACAGTCACCAATGTAATCGTTGAGCAGGCAGGATATAACCTCGCTGCCGTTGTATACGCTGAAGAAAACCCGCAAAAGAGTTTGACTCTCATAGCCGGAGCCGGATTAAACGTTAAGAATCATGAATGGGCCAATAATATCACATGGGATGATACGCCCGATGGTCAATTGCCCGTTTCGTTTGCGATACGGACCGGGACAACACAAGTCTGTCACAATATCGCCTGTGCCATCGGCGTAAAATTATGGAAAGAGGCGGCCCTCTCAGAAGGATATATTTCAAATATTGCTCTCCCGCTCTCAAATGCAGACAAAACTTTTGGCGCTCTGTGTATCTATTCCAGCGAAGAAAACACTTTTGACGAGGAAGAGATTCGCCTCCTCGAAGAACTCGCCAATGATCTCTCCTACGGTATCCTCAATCTACGCACCCGCGCCCTTCATGAACAACATACAATACTTCTTCGGCAAAGTTTGGAACAGTCTATTCAAACCATAGCCGCTACGGTTGAGGCACGCGATCCCTATACCGCAGGTCACCAACATCGTGTAAGTGAATTAGCGACAGCCATTGCCCGTGAAATGCAATTAGGTGATGAACAGGTGCAGGGGATACATCTCGCCGCTATCATCCACGATTTAGGTAAAATTCATATCCCTGCAGAAATCCTATCCAAGCCCGGTAAACTCAACAAAATCGAGTTCATGCTGATACAAACCCATCCTGAGGAAGGATACAATATTCTCAAAGATGTCAAATTTCCATGGCCGATTGCCGACATTATCTTACAACACCATGAGAAAATAGACGGTACCGGCTACCCGCAAGGGCTCAAAGGGGATGAAATACTGCTTGAAGCAAAAATTATCTGCATTGCCGACGTCGTCGAAGCGATGTCATCGCATCGACCTTATCGCGCATCATTAGGGATCGAACCGGCGTTAGAAGAGATCAGACGGGGACGGGGAAGCTGGTACGATGCTTCAGTGGTTGATGCATGTCTGAAACTGTTTCATGAAAATAGATTTACTTTCAGTAATACTCGATAA
- the murD gene encoding UDP-N-acetylmuramoyl-L-alanine--D-glutamate ligase, whose translation MKNQTIACFGYGKTTRAIAKHFGPCTFFDDKFTEASVDEEGNFLKPVGEFDSSHFSHEIPSPGFPPSHALIQHAQHLISEYDFFAPQMPFSIWISGTNGKTTTTQMVEHLLSDKGAISGGNIGTPLADMSPDAPIWILETSSFSMHYNTIARPNIYALLPVTPDHVSWHGSMQAYYDAKLGPLTMMKEGEAVILPKMFADAPTNGFKIIYEDEKDLAAYFGFDASKIKFKGAFLMDAMIAMGIDKILYDRCDYDRINAFVLDPHRQEEFRDARDRLWVNDSKATNIDATLAALRTYSDHKIHLVLGGDDKGVDLEELFAPLKRYDVDVYAIGSNALRLEALCKQYNIPCTLCNTLDVAVEQISKKHNRHSIAMLSPAAASLDQFTSYAQRGNLFKELAKATK comes from the coding sequence ATGAAAAATCAAACTATCGCCTGTTTCGGGTACGGGAAAACGACCCGTGCCATCGCCAAACATTTCGGCCCTTGCACTTTTTTCGATGATAAATTTACGGAAGCTTCGGTCGATGAAGAGGGAAATTTTCTCAAACCGGTCGGTGAATTTGATTCCTCTCACTTTTCCCACGAGATCCCCTCACCCGGGTTCCCCCCTTCGCATGCGCTGATCCAACACGCACAGCACCTTATCAGCGAATACGATTTCTTTGCCCCGCAAATGCCGTTTTCGATCTGGATCAGCGGTACCAACGGCAAAACAACGACAACACAGATGGTCGAACACCTCCTCAGCGACAAAGGAGCCATCAGCGGCGGTAACATCGGGACTCCATTAGCCGATATGTCCCCCGATGCCCCGATCTGGATTTTGGAAACCAGTTCGTTCAGTATGCACTACAACACCATTGCACGTCCGAATATCTATGCCCTCCTCCCTGTTACCCCCGATCATGTCAGCTGGCATGGGAGTATGCAGGCTTATTACGATGCGAAACTGGGGCCCCTCACCATGATGAAGGAGGGAGAAGCGGTCATCTTGCCTAAAATGTTTGCCGATGCCCCCACCAACGGATTTAAAATCATCTACGAAGATGAAAAAGATCTCGCCGCATATTTCGGATTTGATGCTTCTAAGATCAAATTTAAAGGGGCATTCTTGATGGATGCGATGATTGCGATGGGGATTGATAAAATCCTCTATGATCGATGCGATTATGACCGTATTAACGCTTTCGTCCTCGATCCTCACCGTCAAGAGGAGTTTCGCGACGCTCGCGACCGTCTTTGGGTCAACGATTCCAAAGCGACGAATATCGATGCAACCCTCGCCGCATTACGAACCTACAGCGATCATAAAATTCATCTGGTACTCGGAGGGGATGACAAAGGGGTCGATCTCGAAGAGCTTTTTGCACCGCTTAAACGCTACGATGTAGATGTCTACGCAATCGGAAGCAACGCTTTACGTCTTGAAGCCCTTTGTAAACAATACAACATCCCCTGCACCCTCTGTAACACTCTCGATGTTGCGGTAGAGCAGATCAGCAAGAAACATAACCGCCACAGCATCGCGATGCTCTCTCCCGCAGCGGCAAGTTTGGATCAATTTACCTCGTACGCCCAGCGGGGGAACCTATTTAAGGAACTTGCGAAAGCGACAAAATAG